From a single Tachypleus tridentatus isolate NWPU-2018 chromosome 6, ASM421037v1, whole genome shotgun sequence genomic region:
- the LOC143251637 gene encoding protein FAM200C-like: MSKKRKWNDEYVKSGFTCTTEKDGTQRPQCILCSTLFSNANLKPSKLDEHFKNKHGGRDAGNDIVTLRVKRARFDQVGTLPTYGFSPTEKPLLRASYEVAYQIAKSKKPHTIGEELIKPCALEMAKIVLGKEAEKKLQQVSLSNDVIHNRIIDMSVDILEQVVADIKASPVKISLQVDESTDTTAQAIDVLNKIQEFFSRNELHLDKIGSICTDGAPAMLGNRSGFAALMRKEVPNLKITHCFLHRHSLAAKTLPSDLKKTLDICVKVVNFIRSRALNHRLFQSLCEEMGQEHTVLLYHTEVRWLSRGRVLFRVFELRGEIHQFLRERVQELAIYFKEPSFVQMLAYLADVFLALNELNLSLQGRGLNIVTASAKLAAFKEKLVLWIKRVKMGNLANFPCLEETVTENSTLHPDFVAKVVEHMQMLRTSFEGYFSCGELQTYDNWILNPFMQNLEDVSGIKEDLIDLRHNREIQMEFTNSQLEHFWASQLEAYPALAKKALEVLFLKEYRLEDNMKEMHLLDYVSKFRSRLLSTCELARENLKSSQARMKNVYDWKLEDRKFQPNDIALLLLPIMGHPLRVRYHGPIEVVRKINNKDHVVKTPDHRKTTQLHHFSKFKPYHIRDAYENILNIECSSDTDDILFDSDAYTDYASPVKQHLYRVNPIKADKKRKEISCIFDNGIREPSKSD, encoded by the exons ATGTCGAAGAAACGAAAGTGGAATGACGAATATGTCAAGTCTGGTTTCACCTGTACTACAGAGAAGGATGGGACACAACGTCCACAGTGTATCCTGTGCAGCACACTCTTCTCTAATGCGAACTTGAAGCCATCAAAGCTTGATgaacatttcaagaacaaacatggTGGCAGGGATGCAGGAAATGACATTGTGACATTAAGGGTCAAAAGAGCTAGATTTGATCAGGTTGGCACATTGCCGACTTATGGATTTTCGCCAACAGAGAAACCTTTACTGCGTGCTTCTTATGAAGTTGCATACCAGATtgctaaatcaaagaaaccccaTACAATTGGTGAGGAACTGATCAAGCCATGTGCCCTTGAAATGGCAAAGATTGTTCTCGGCAAGGAAGCTGAGAAGAAACTCCAACAAGTGTCTTTGTCAAATGATGTAATCCATAACCGAATCATCGACATGAGTGTTGACATCCTGGAACAAGTTGTAGCTGACATCAAGGCTAGTCCAGTTAAGATTAGCCTACaagtggatgaatcaacagat ACAACTGCACAAGCTATAGATGtgcttaacaaaatacaagaatttttctcaAGAAACGAACTTCACCTTGACAAAATTGGTTCAATATGTACAGATGGTGCACCAGCAATGCTGGGCAATCGTTCTGGGTTTGCTGCATTAATGAGGAAAGAAGTTCCTAATCTGAAAATCACTCACTGCTTTCTTCATCGTCACTCTCTTGCAGCAAAGACATTGCCCTCAGATCTCAAGAAAACTCTGGATATTTGTGTCAAGGTTGTAAACTTTATTCGCAGCCGAGCTTTGAATCATCGATTGTTTCAGTCACTTTGTGAGGAAATGGGTCAGGAACACACTGTTCTTTTGTACCACACTGAAGTGAGGTGGTTGTCACGTGGTCGTGTGCTGTTTCGTGTGTTTGAACTGAGAGGAGAAATTCATCAGTTTCTCCGAGAAAGGGTACAAGAACtggctatatatttcaaagaacctaGTTTTGTTCAGATGCTTGCCTATTTGGCTGATGTGTTTTTAGCTCTCAATGAACTCAATCTCTCTCTGCAAGGAAGGGGACTCAACATTGTGACTGCAAGTGCGAAATTGGCTgcattcaaagaaaaacttgtctTGTGGATAAAGCGTGTAAAGATGGGGAATTTGGCAAATTTCCCCTGCCTGGAAGAGACAGTCACAGAAAATTCTACCCTGCatccagactttgttgcaaaagttgTTGAACATATGCAGATGCTGCGTACTTCATTTGAGGGTTACTTCTCGTGTGGAGAGCTGCAAACCTATGACAACTGGATCCTGAATCCTTTCATGCAGAATTTGGAGGATGTCAGCGGCATCAAGGAAGATCTCATCGACCTTAGACACAATCGTGAAATCCAAATGGAGTTCACCAATAGTCAGCTGGAACACTTCTGGGCTTCTCAGCTGGAAGCATACCCTGCATTAGCGAAGAAAGCTCTTGAAGTGCTG TTTCTGAAAGAATATAGGTTGGAAGATAATATGAAAGAAATGCACTTACTGGATTACGTTTCCAAGTTTCGGTCCAGACTATTAAGTACTTGTGAATTGGCTCGAGAAAATTTGAAGTCATCCCAAGCtagaatgaaaaatgtttatgacTGGAAGCTTGAAGATCGTAAGTTCCAGCCTAATGACATTGCCTTATTATTGTTACCTATAATGGGACATCCACTCAGAGTTAGGTATCATGGTCCCATTGAGGTTGTTCGCAAAATCAATAACAAAGACCATGTTGTAAAAACACCTGATCATCGAAAGACTACACAGCTGCATCATTTCAGTAAGTTTAAGCCCTATCACATTCGAGATgcatatgaaaacattttaaacattgaatGCTCTTCCGATACTGATGACATCCTCTTTGACTCAGACGCct ATACAGATTATGCTTCTCCTGTGAAACAACATCTCTATCGTGTGAATCCAATCAAGGCTGATAAAAAGCGCAAAGAAATATCCTGTATATTCGACAATGGCATTAGAGAACCCAGTAAAAGTGATTAG